In a genomic window of Saccharothrix sp. HUAS TT1:
- a CDS encoding GNAT family N-acetyltransferase: MTDVSVSDHPERSRYEVSLDGELGGFAEYVLADGVVTFTHTEVAVEGKGLGSALVRHALEDVRAKGLAVVPQCPFVRGYLDKHPEPAEVTGE, encoded by the coding sequence GTGACCGACGTGTCCGTGTCCGACCACCCCGAGCGGTCCCGCTACGAGGTCAGCCTCGACGGCGAGCTGGGCGGCTTCGCCGAGTACGTGCTGGCGGACGGCGTCGTCACGTTCACCCACACCGAGGTCGCCGTCGAGGGCAAGGGCCTGGGCAGCGCCCTGGTCCGGCACGCGCTGGAGGACGTCCGCGCCAAGGGCCTCGCCGTGGTGCCGCAGTGCCCGTTCGTGCGCGGCTACCTCGACAAGCACCCGGAGCCGGCCGAGGTTACCGGCGAGTAG
- a CDS encoding LLM class flavin-dependent oxidoreductase translates to MDVYLLILGDHLPNPCTGEAVTECDRLRVIVEQAVVAEEAGFTGVAIGEHHFTRYIVSAPELLLATIAARTSTLRLSTGVTLLAHHDPVRVAEELATLDVLSRGRAELTVARGVSQRTDVAFGVQDDLRARFEENLRLLLRLLEERHVTWKGRYRSPLVDVTTTPRPVQQPRPAVWMGSGSAVSADLAVELGLPLMLPSTLRDPSTHRPVVERYRAAMGGRGRVALPSHVFVAPTAAEARVRWRPHLAAYAEFADTWRGDGDVDVDALMEGAAVCGDPAEVTGRLNRLTELLRLDAHLVMVDIGGLPHQSVLDAIRLFGREVLPNLTPGLAARAS, encoded by the coding sequence ATGGACGTGTACCTGCTGATCCTGGGCGACCACCTGCCCAACCCGTGCACCGGGGAGGCCGTCACCGAGTGCGACCGGTTGCGGGTGATCGTGGAGCAGGCCGTCGTGGCGGAGGAGGCCGGTTTCACCGGGGTGGCGATCGGCGAGCACCACTTCACCCGGTACATCGTGTCGGCGCCGGAGTTGCTGCTGGCCACGATCGCGGCGCGCACGTCGACGCTGCGGCTGTCCACCGGGGTGACGCTGCTGGCGCACCACGACCCGGTGCGGGTGGCGGAGGAGCTGGCCACGCTGGACGTGCTGTCGCGGGGGCGGGCGGAGTTGACCGTGGCGCGGGGCGTGTCGCAGCGGACCGACGTGGCGTTCGGGGTGCAGGACGACCTGCGGGCGCGGTTCGAGGAGAACCTGCGGCTGCTGCTGCGGCTGCTGGAGGAGCGGCACGTGACGTGGAAGGGCCGTTACCGCAGCCCGCTGGTGGACGTGACGACCACGCCGCGCCCGGTCCAGCAGCCCCGGCCGGCGGTGTGGATGGGCAGCGGGTCGGCGGTGTCGGCGGACCTGGCGGTGGAGCTGGGCCTGCCGCTGATGCTGCCCAGCACGTTGCGCGACCCGAGCACCCACCGCCCGGTGGTGGAGCGCTACCGGGCCGCGATGGGCGGGCGCGGGCGGGTGGCGCTGCCGAGCCACGTGTTCGTCGCGCCGACGGCGGCGGAGGCGCGGGTGCGGTGGCGCCCGCACCTGGCCGCGTACGCGGAGTTCGCCGACACCTGGCGCGGTGACGGCGACGTGGACGTGGACGCGCTGATGGAGGGCGCGGCGGTGTGCGGTGATCCGGCGGAGGTGACCGGGCGGCTGAACCGGCTGACCGAGCTGCTGCGCCTGGACGCCCACCTGGTCATGGTCGACATCGGCGGCCTGCCGCACCAGTCGGTGCTCGACGCCATCCGCCTGTTCGGCCGCGAGGTCCTGCCCAACCTGACCCCGGGCCTTGCCGCGCGGGCGTCCTGA